GCAGAATGAATGTATAAGAAGTTGGCCAATTAAATTACGCAGCTACAAAAGTTGCAGACTCCTTCTCCACAGCTTTCTTCAGGAGGCTATCTTTTTCCAGGACCATCTGAATCGGCAAGAGACCTATTCCATTAGCCATAGCAAGCAGCATCCTCTTAGTCTCCGTCATGAACTCTTGCAGATCCACTGTCCCATTCAAGTCATGATCAAACTGCAAGAACAGAGAATCATAAACCCGAGCAAGCTCCTCCGGCTCCGTCTTCGCATCTATACCAAAGTGAGTCTCGAAAACCCTCAAACTCTGCAGCTCCTTCAGCATTTCTGCGTAGGAAAGAAGACCATCTTGGTCCGTATCAAGGCAGGAAAAATGATGTCGTATTGAGACACTGAATGCTTCTTCGTCTTCGACAAAGTTGATGATGGTGCCACTGTCCAAAACTTCAACACTCATTTTGGTCTTACTGCTTTACTAGCACTAGCAAGGTTATGGCTGTTGAATGatcttttttggttttgatttttgatgAACAAGATGTTGGTTTTGTGCTGTGTATTTATAGCTGTAGCTGCTACAGGCATAAACATGTTTGAATCACTATGCATTGTGGAAAATGTGTACCCAGGCGTATACTCAGTTTCCAACACACACAGCTTTTGCTTTTGGGCATGCTGTTTCTCTCTTACTACTACCTACCTACGAACCGACCAAATATGATGCTCCCAAGATCCACTACCCACCACAATAATAAAGGTTTTCTTTTACATGTCTACTATAAAAACTGATTATTCCTTTTCACTAATTACtatgattaaaataatctCAAATTCAGAGATATTTCTGCTGTTGCTAATTGCCATTTAGCTCTGGACacctatttatatttttgcatTTCAAGTCATCAATTCACGACTACATCTGCTAGGTTTACAGATAATTTTATTGCTTAAGCTACTTTATTAGTTACTACactctatatatttatattacaaAACTATCTCTTAAAATTACagtataaaatatgaatacgCTTTGAATGAGAAACAATTTTTAAGCGTTTTGcaaattaatattcaaatttatttcataGCTAAAGTCACTGGCTTGAAGCAGGGCATAAATGATTGGTCATGATCTAATGGCGAGCATCTATATTTAAAGCAATTAAATGGACTTTTAGAGTCAGGGTCTAACTTTCAATGGGCTAATGGTGCCTTGCaagttaaaaaggaaaaagtcaAAAGACTTCAATAAGAGTTAAAAGCAAGCAGTAACGGTATCAACTGCTACTTGCTTTCAAAAACAACAAGACCCACAGAAATGTGAATTCTTCATCAGGAgaccaatttattttttcttttggaatttCAAAATCAGACGAATTTAACAAAAGTTATCGTTTTTGTTgtgtaaatttctttttcaaaaatattgtttttttaattttttctttcttaaaaaataaagtgtctgtttttcaattattcttttgttgttttagaaaaactaaaaagtaaTCAAAACCGtatttttgagaaaacaaagttaaaaaatattatatttttgatattttaatacaataaaaaaaataacaatgtaaatttgataaaaaataaaatatatggatattttttttatttttcctttatatttttttgtcaaaagaaaaaaatccgAATTAAACTGGCCAAATGACCTCAAAAGGTGTGGAGAATAACAAGTACAAATTACAATAATTCTACAGAATTGGccaaattaaattgttggtAAAAACTAAGAACGTGGATGGTAACATGGACACCATTTAAGAGATGAGAATTTAAGATTAAGcaagatatataaataatgtggCATTAGAATCCATTGATTTGGATTTCTTATTTCCTAATTGGCGTCCATGTCaatgttcatattttttaattttgacaaacaaCTCAATTGGACCAGAAAGCCCCTGAAGTCAATAAACTTTAGCAATAGAGCCCTCTTTTAAAGCTGTCATCCCCATTACCAGTTTTCCAATAGCCTAGCTAGGGGTGAACAAAACCGAGCCTAAATCAAAAAACCAAATCAAACCGAATAGTTtagttctattatttttaaaatttgatttggttgAGTTTAATAATgggcaaaataaataatattttggtttgatttgatttttattcaaagaaattcCTGATGGCAAAAACCACTAGAAACTGCTTCCGACTGAAATCCCCCACTGTAGATAGTAACTGTTGACAGAGGAATTTTTTAAAGAGAGTATTCTAGAGCAagagatttattattttttttatttttattcttataaattagGCAAATTTAAGATTACAATCTTCTTCTTGCACTTCATGTGAAAATGATTTCTCATGTTTCACCAAGGCATGTATAATACAAAATTGTTTAGaatgtttgttttcctttttcccAAGTGAGTCATGTTATTCACctcatttgggaaaattgatGCTAAAATCAATAACCAAATAAATCATAAGTGTTGAGAATGAGGAACTAATGATGAACAAAATCTAGTCCTAAATCtagtcaaaataattatgatgattattattaaGACCAAagacaaaattatataaatcacaaatatatataaaagtgtgAAGAGGAGAAggatatttatttactaaaatgaCTTGATTGattgtttagttaattaaggtaattaataatttattaattagttttattaataataaaaatactaatagtTTATTAAGTACAAGTCTAACTCTAAAAATTCAActctattaaaaaatttaacactaattataaaatagaattattaaattatattactactattattattatccatatcctttaaaataattacttttaatatatttactatagATAAAGAGTTTAGGTGAATATTACTATTTCTATAGAGtttgagattaaattatattactaatacTATTTGTTTATCATAATTATCgttatttttatagtatttatatcattataagatttaaaaatcatttagTAATCTATCCTATAAATTGGATTCTCTCACTTCCTTCCCTCTCAAgttctattcttttttctttaaatatactttttaacaGAGAGAAAGggataattactttttatctcctaatttttattttattatacaaattGGCCCACAGTGTCGATCTTATCATACTAaaactctctaatatttttataaatctaacTAGTAACCTCATGCATCAAAGTTAATATAGttaaatgactaaattaaaaagtaaaattataatttgatcttTAAACTATTtgtcaaatattaaaattgttcaagattaattttttaatcaaattcaagtaattttttttatttttagcatagTTTAATTCTAATgtctatcaaaataataatataataagtatttctaactataaaaatgtattctattttaataattcatattaaaatatatattaatttgataatgttGCTCTAAATATAagttgtcacgacccgatatATGTGGGCCCTTGACCGACACTAAGAAATGGGTAGGTGTAAGACCaccaaatcccgtagtaagcctgactattcactaactcaaacaaaatgCAATTCGGACTCTGTCCATTGGCATTTTTCCACAATTACCATTTAGCCATCAGATACTACATTTAAAATTTCGTCTCCCAGCATAAATAGTCAAGATCTAAATTAACAAGccattataaaatgataaagctgaaatttctactGTGGAgattctagaattttaaaaaaattaaacataccAATAAAATCAGTTATTTTAAATCCGAAGATGAAAGAATCAAGCTGCTAGATGAAAACAACTGCAGAAAAACTAACAAcacctaaaaaataaaattaaattgaaactgtcagtctcgagagtaagttaaaattatatatccaaAAACGAATACAATTATTTCAGTAAAGAAtttgcttaattaaaataaaatactaagtcatgcaaacctcgtgtcatgccatgcttctataaaataattttcacatattaCGGGACTGAGTACCTCAGTAGAATCCTGATCTCCATTACTAAacagtcttagcctttcggctctctcgTTCCAATagaactggcgcctagagagcaaagctcgaccaggaaCCTTAaaatccagtctggtcacttaaattttcaactaaactggcgcctagagagcgaagcttgaccagggaccttaactaCAGCAAACTCACGCTACTAGCCCAGAGAGTTAAACTCGACCAAGGCAAGCCCcaaatttatcttttactaCCTGTCTTAAATTCACACCGGTGCGCacacggtcctgatgcaacccatctaCTGCCGTCTCATCTCAAGTCAACATGTATTCATAATAGCATTAATGCAAAAAATGATACATacatgaatagtaattaagtaaataattaaaatattaaatcatttaatcataACTATTATCtaaaatcttagcatgacacatataaacagatatatgactttaactcactgtTCTAACGACCTCATAGCTCTACTCCGATGCCTCGGATGGAGTGAGCCGAACTGACGAATTTATCTAATCATGGGGAACaattcaattagaaaaagtaaaatatttgataaataatccTAGGCCTAGACTTCTAGAATTAACTGTTTAAGAATTTTGACTccggtaaattctaccgaaaattcggtaGAACCTCTCCTAAATATGGATGTCTACCTCCcataaaacgggtccagaaccagctaaaaacacttcaatttttcaacaatttatttaacgggagtcgggtcaccaagactttattattttttctgattccgccacacatcacaaatcacGATTATTGGTAGACGGTCcgaaaatttattattttaattaacactcctcacaatatttttctaatgctcaatacaataattaatcacataatttttctcaACAAACTCTAAAATCCACGAGCTAGAGAATTACCAAAACGCTTACTCGCCTCCAATCACCGGATTCCAATCTGATCCCCGATCATTCGGAAAAATTTAtagacgatctcggccgtctaTTTTCAAACAGAGTCCGATCGCCGCGAAActagtgccattggaaagcttgaccTAAGGGGAATCCGAATATGCCCTCCGATAGTTGGAAGCTAAACAACAATAgtcaaaaaagtaaaaaatctGATATGCCCCTATACTTTTCACCTCGTCGAATTTTGCGATTCCGGCAACCTCAAGGGGTGGcaatgaaaggaaaaagaagccCAGAAGTTGCTAATCATTTTGAGCCCAGAACCATCGACAATGGTTGCCGAAAACGCCATGAATGACAACAAGGAAGTTGCGGCTGCCTTTCTCAATTCCACGCCTGTCGTCGCCATTCACTATCGCCGCCGCCATTGGCGTGCTCGCCGACGCCAGCTGCACCTCCCTACATCGTCACCACCCTCGGCCTAGACTCCTCCAGCACTCCACCATTGAAGCCGACGGAGCTTCctccctcttcttcttcttcttcttccgcttcgttctctttcttttctttcttttctctatcgCAAGTTGGTCCTccaatttttcttcttcaccaTTTAGCCCCTCaactattttaattactaacaatttctcCCTATAAAATTCATGTTTAACCcttcaaattttctttaacttttcaatttagcccctaactatttaatttgagccaaattacaattattaaaaatatagaattacttatttactcttgcttttaaatgtgaaattatcaaaatacccttaccgacatatttaattacaaacataccaaccatacaaatttttattaaaaccccgtattgataaaattatatttttaatctttattccaaaattaatttttaatttaatcctaacacttaattaacttaattaattaatttactaactatttttcaattaaagtcaacaccatttgctaattaaaatttatcatttctaaataaattattttataaaatattatttactaattctttaataactctcaaatatagaatttaattcatatacttATATGGGGAGAAAATTTAGTGACCAAAAACATGATTTATTACCTAgaaaatttacttaattaatttcttgaaaatcaaactaattagatatagaaaaataactctcttatttttatctagcaatgaattctattttaaatcatcacaattaaattaattaaaataaaataatattaattttaaataaaaactcgttattaattattactaatattattattattaaaagaaaatttcgggtattacattctTCCCCCCCTTAATaaaaattcgtcctcgaattttaaaagaaagaggcCCGCATAAAAACCGAAACTAATGAGAGTAAGAACCTCTCATCTCTAGCTCGGCTTCTCGGGTACTTTCTTTGATAGAATAATTCAACCTCAAAGTCCTTGACTATCAGTAAAACTCAAGACCAAAGCTGGCAAATCTGAGAATCCATGATTATGACTGATTGTCCTTCGTAAGCCGatcttcacttacttccaTATACCGAGGTTGTAACATGAGCAAAGGATCGAAACTATACTTTCTCTAGACGGATATACGAAATACTGGATAGATCTGCGATAAAATTTGGTGGGAAGTCCAACTTGTATGCCACCTCACTAATCCTACTAATAATTCCAAGGGTTCCACACAATAAGGGCTAACTCGCCTTTCTTACCAAACTGCATCACTTGTTGCATATGAGACGCCTTAGGAATACATACTCTATAATACAAATCTCCACATGCTCCCACTTCGGGTTCGCATAACTACTCTGCTTTTTGAAAGCTGTCTTCAGCCGCTCGCGAGTAAAAGGAATCTTCTCTGAAATGAATGATCCGAACCAACTCTGATCCTACCAAAATTCAATTAGCTAAATTCTTTCTTAATAACGTGTCCCTTGCATGTACAAGATATCTttaacatccacatcacaTCATTCATCTTGTTGCGATAACCGATACAAAACCATACCATCCTGATACAAAATTCCTCCTCGACTGAAATCTAGAAAGTCTCCTTTGTTCCTCTATAGTCCAACATGGAGCCTACTGTGCCACAGATTTGTTTTCACAGCAACTAAGCTTGTCATCCAAATAACCTcaagctaacacaatttacttGGAAAGAttcacttatttatttactttataatcatcactaataaaaattattattatcttgaaaaatacCTTTATAAAATCGTAAGATCtctagttattttctttatataaaattttacaatattgcGCATCAGGGTGATGATACCCCCTATCACTAAGGATTGCAATGCATGAggtatgatgcatgtcctaaaaatatttatggaaTTGTGCATGCCTAACAATGAAATGCCACAATGAGTTATTACAGGACTGAGCGTAATATTGcattttaaaacactttattctagatagaaaaataaatagtgttCGCTTAAGCTTCTCTGAATTCCGAGCGTCCGAAAAATACATCAACCACCTTCTTATGCTTCTTACAACCATAAAACTCAACCATATATACTCTGACCTCTCCTCGATGTTCCACGTAGTAACTTCAGTTCTACTCATTAAGGCGATACCTGATGCGATGATGAAACAGTTCATGACATAACTGCAACTACACTCTACACCAATCCTAAATTGCGGTGCCCATCTTCGAAACAACGATTGAAGCATCCAAGGCCAGTCTGCACTACTCACTTGGATAAATGCAATGAGTCTACCGCGCTCTTGATCTTACTATCCCTATTATGCTCATTCTCAATACAGCATCAAATACAAGCtcataagaaagagaaaagatagACTTCTAATAGTGAAAGCTAAGACActagagtcaatgaaaacaatcAAGGACAGACTTAATCCTAGCTCCGCCGCAGTACTAAGAATCTTAACCTAGGTctaaggaaatctaaacctaagttctaataccaactttgtcacgacccgatctgcgGGCCCGTGACCGACACTAGAGAATAgataggcgtaaggccaccaaatcctgCAGTAAGCCTGATTATTCACTAACTCAGATAAAATGCAATCTGGACTCTGTCCACTGGGTACTTTTTCACAATTAACCTTTAGCCATCaaatactatatttaataaataggCAAGACCTGAATTTACAAGCcattacaaaatgataaatatgaaatttctaCTATGGACAttctagaatttaaaaaaaattaaacataccAAGAAAATCAGTTACTTTAAACCCGAAGATGAAGGAATCGAGCTGCTAGATGAAAAGAACAATAGAAA
The sequence above is drawn from the Ricinus communis isolate WT05 ecotype wild-type chromosome 7, ASM1957865v1, whole genome shotgun sequence genome and encodes:
- the LOC125370674 gene encoding uncharacterized protein LOC125370674 yields the protein MSVEVLDSGTIINFVEDEEAFSVSIRHHFSCLDTDQDGLLSYAEMLKELQSLRVFETHFGIDAKTEPEELARVYDSLFLQFDHDLNGTVDLQEFMTETKRMLLAMANGIGLLPIQMVLEKDSLLKKAVEKESATFVAA